The genomic interval CACCGTCACTGCGTTTGGTAGAATGAGAGATTCGGAATTTCTTATCAATGCAGGATTTTTTTGCCTGCGAAAGGAAATTTTCGACTACATAGAGGAAGGGGAAGAGCTTGTCGAAAAACCCTTCCAACGATTGATTGAGGCAAAGAAATTGGGGGTATTCCGATACTTCGGCTTCTGGCAGCAGATGGATACATTCAGGGACAAGATCGCGTATGACCGTATGGAAGGTCGCGGCGAGTGCCCGTGGATGGTGTGGAAGCGTTGAGCGTTGAGCGGCAACTCGATGCTTAAGCTAAGCCTTGGCTCGCAAAACCAGCCGTTGCGGTTACTGTGTATCGGTGCGCACAGTGACGATCTCGAGATCGGCTGCGGTGGCACAGTGCTGCAATGGCTCGATACATTCAAGCAAGTCGAGGTTGCCTGGGTGGTATTCAGCGCACCTGGTCAACGTGAGGCCGAAGCGCGCGTT from Terriglobales bacterium carries:
- a CDS encoding glucose-1-phosphate cytidylyltransferase; the encoded protein is VRKFLEGEEDFLANYADALTDLPLNEHIADFRARGVVASFLAVPTAESFHGVYADDHGTVTAFGRMRDSEFLINAGFFCLRKEIFDYIEEGEELVEKPFQRLIEAKKLGVFRYFGFWQQMDTFRDKIAYDRMEGRGECPWMVWKR